The DNA region GCTGACACAACAACAACAAAACCTTTCCCAGAGTATCGAGCAATCTCTTTTTCTAAAAAACTTGTGCCGTCATGAGGTCCAAAATGTCCCCCTAAGGACATATTCACCACCATAGGTCTGTTAAGGGCATCCTTTTTCCTCTTCAAGTATTCCAAACCCAAGATGATGTCTGTATCCTCAAGGTTTGTGCGCACCACTATAAGCTCCGCATCCTTTGCGATGTAAGATGCTATACCAGCCACATGGGTGCCATGTCCATCGTAATCCTCGTTGCACCTTCCCTGCCTTATAAACTGCTCTATTTGGGTTTTTGTGTATTCGGTGTTTGTGCTTGGCTCATAAAAGTATAGGATTTTGGAAGAGCCGTCCGGTTTTCTAAAGGCTGGGTGGCACCAGTCTATACCTGTATCTATCACCCCTATTATCACATTCCTTCCGGTCTTTCCGGTGTTTGCCGCACCAGTACCTATGTAATAGGCAGGAATGGAAAAGTCTGAGCGCTGTAAGTTTCTGCCAAAGGACTGGACTATTAATCTCCAGTCTGTGGTGGAAGAAACATTTATGCTTAAATTCCCGTCAGAGCATGTTAGATTTTCCAAGCTTCCAGAACAGCTCCCAGAAAAGCTAACATTAGCCCCAAGGTGAAGTATGGAAAGTCTTTGTCCGTTGTATGTTCTTACGCTAATGCTTTGATTGGAAGAGCCCCTCAAAGCAACAGAGGAGGAGTAGGCAACATCGTCCAGAAGATTCAGCTTTATTGGTTTTTCTACGTAAATAACATCCCCTCTGGCCTTTAGAGAACTCAGAGGAACCTTTCTTGTGTCTACAACTTGAACCCTTCCATCGCTGTATAAAACTTTTACGTATCTTTCTTGGGAAAGGGAAGACCCAAGAAATAAAAGAAGTAGTACAATAAAAAAGCCCATGTGTTCTAACTCCCCGGTTTTTTATTATAAAACAAAGGGACTTCCTCCTTCCGTCATACTGCTTTTAGCCTCCTCCGTTGGAGATGGTAATAGATGATCTTTAAGTATCCTCTTATAACAAACTCCCTTAGTATTTCTTTTGGTAGTTCTACGAGCATGTTTTCGTCTGTGTTAAAACCAAGACAGGTTAGGTCTAAATTCACCAAATATCTGTTTAGCTGATCCTTTATTATTGAGAAAGGGTACTGTTTGCAAGATAGGGTTTTTCTTGGCCAAGGGTGCATCCAACGTTTGGATCTAGATAGGTGCAATAGCCGTTGTCCTTCTCTATTTTGTAAAATATGTTTATGTCCTTTACAAGCCTATCCCCCTCCACTTTGGAAACCACAAAGGATATGGGAAAGTGCTTGTAGAGTATGGGCACCTCGGACAGTACTATTTTAAGTCTTTGTGCTTTACCGTGTCCAAAAGCGCGGCTTATTTCAGGTTTAGGGTTTAAAATAATCAAGGATGAAAAAGGGCTTTACTCTCATTGAGCTTTTGGTGGTTATAGTCATTCTTGGAATACTTGCGGCTATTGTGGTGCCAAGGATCACAGGAAGGGTGGATGAGGCAAAGGTGGAGGCAACAAAGGTTCAGATGAAAGCTATAAAAGACAGCCTTGAGCAGTATAAGCTTGACAACGGCTTTTATCCAACAACCGAGCAGGGGCTAAGGGCTTTGGTGGAAAAGCCAAACACTCCTCCCGTGCCCAACAGATGGAGGCAATATTTGGACAAGCTTCCAAAGGATGCGTGGGGCAACGATTTTATTTACATATCTCCGGGTGTGCAAAGACCCTTTGAGCTTAGGTCCTTTGGTCCAGACGGAAGGGAAGGCACAGAAGACGACATAGATGTTTGGAACCTGTAAAGGCTTTACGCTTGTGGAGGTTTTGGTCGCTTTAACGGTTTTGGCTATAGGCTTTGGTGTGCTCTTTGAACTCTTAGCAAACGCCCAAAGGGAATATCAACTTTCAAAAAAGCTTTACGAAGACGTGATCTTTTTGAGCAACTCAGTCATACAGAACAAGTTTGATAGCATAGAAGTTAAAGAAAAAAATCTGAAGGACTATCCCAACATAAAGGAGGTAGAGCTTAAATACCGCAGTGCGGTAATATACATCTACAAAAGATGAAAAAAGCCTTTACGCTTGTTGAGGTTCTTGTTGTCCTTTTATTGCTTGGTTTGCTCTTTGGTCTTTTGTCTTACGTTTTAAAGTCTGGCACAGAAAGCTCTCTTTTCGTGGTGGAAAGCAGTCAGAGACTAAGGGATGAGTCTTTGCTTGTTTGGAACATTCAAAGAAAGCTGATGTCCGCAAAGGACGCCTACATGGAAGAGGACAAGCTGTTTTTACACACCTATGCGGGGGACTACTACGAAGGCATGGTCAAGTGCGCCTACATATTCAAAGATGGCATCCTTTACTACTACGAGTTTCCTTACCCTTACGGTAGTATAAACTTCTACGAAGAGGAAAAGCTCATAAAACTGGCAAAGTTTAAGTCCTTTTCTTTTCTTGCAGAAAATGCGGGCACTACTCAAAAGAGCTTTAAAGGTTTGCCCGAAAAATACCGTATAATCATAGAAGACAGAGAATACGTCTTAAAGCCGTGAAGAAAGTAAAGATATACAAAGGCATAGACCAGTTTGGGAACTTAAGAAGCGGTAAAATAGAAGTGCCAGAAGGAGTTTCCGCTTACGAAGTTCTGACCTCTCAGGGCATAAAGCCCATAAAGATAGAAGAGCCTACCAAAAGCTTTTGGAAGAAAGAAATCTTTAGGAGAAAGCCCTCCCAAGAAGACTTAGCTTTTGTTTTGACCCAGCTGTCGCTTTTGCTTTCTTCCGGATTGAACCTTTTAAAAGCCCTCGAGACCGCAAGCCAACAGGTAGAAGACAGAAGAATAAAACAAGCTTTACTTTCCGTAAAGGAAGCCATAGAGAAAGGAGAACCTATACACACAGCCTTTGAAAAGGGAGAGATCTTTCCAGAGTTTATCTTAGAAATGTTAAAGACTGCAGAGAGGGGAGAAAACTTAGAAAAGGTTTTGGACATTGGAGGAGAGTTTTTGCGTAGAATGTCCGAGGTTAGGGCAAAGGTTTTTTCCTCTTTAACTTACCCTGCCTTTGTTATAGTCTTTAGTTTTCTTTCTGTGCTTTTGGTGGTTAAGTTTGTGATCCCAAAGGTCGCCAGTGTGCTAAGCGGTTTGGGAAAGGAACTACCGCTAATAACAAAAATTCTTCTTTTCTTTTCAAACCTTCTTGGCTATGCCTTTTACCTTTTACCCCTTGCCCTCGTGCTTTTGCTCCTCAGAAGAAGATTAATAAGTAAGGAGAGCTTAGACAGATACTTTTTGAAGATCCCCATATTTGGAAAAGTTTCCTTTTACTTTCAGCTTTCAAGGTTTGCGGGAAGTCTGAGGATGGCTCTCTTTTCTGGCATACCTATGGTCAGAGCCCTCTCTTTGAGCATAGGCAGTATAACCAACGAATATATCAGAAAAAAGCTGGAAGACTTGCCGGAACAGGTAGCAAAGGGCAAAAGCCTTTCGGAACTTCTAAGGTCCAAAGAAGTTTTCCCTCCACTCTTTGTTAGTCTTTTGGCAGTGGGCGAAAAGAGCGGAGAGCTGGAAAGGTCCCTTTCCCTTTTGGAGAGGGTCTACGACCAGCAAGCCATGAGGGTTATAAACCTTTGGCTAAGATTGGCTGAGCCTATTGCCATGCTGGTTATAGGTATTCTCGTAGCCTTTGTGGTGCTAAGCGTGATCTTACCAATCTCTGAAATATCAGGGGGAGTAAGAAGGTGATAGCATGCTTTCTTTTAGCTCCCTGACTTTTTCTGCCAACTCCTCAAACTTTCTTTCTCCACAGAGTTTAACGAGGGCGCTTCCGACCACCACACCGTCAGACATCGTAGCTATTTCTTTTGCCTGCTCTCCCTTTGACACTCCAAACCCAACCACCACAGGCTTTTTACACACCCTTCTGTAAAGACTTAGATTTTTCCTTAGCCTTTCTAAGGGCAGTTTTTCCCTTTCCCCCGTGGTTCCAGTTAAAGAAACAAAGTAAGTTAGCTCATCTGTGTATTGACATATGAGTTTAAGCCTTCTTTCGGTGCTTGTGGGAGAAGCCAAAAGCACCAAAGCCATAGATTCTTTTTCGCATACCTTTTTTAACTCTTCGCATTCTTCTGGCGGAAGGTCTGGCACGATAAAGCCGTCTATGCCGTTGTCCTTTGCGAGCTTTACAAACCTCTCAAGCCCGATCCTAAATATGGGATTGTAGTAAGTCATCAGAAGAAAGGGCACATCTTTGAACTCTTCCTTTAAAAGACTTGAAGCCTTAAAAACATCCTTAGACTTTATACCGTTGCTTAGGGCTACCTCGTGAGCCCTTTGAATTTTAGGACCATCCGCCACAGGGTCAGAAAAGGGAAAGCCTATCT from Thermocrinis sp. includes:
- a CDS encoding prepilin-type N-terminal cleavage/methylation domain-containing protein; translation: MFGTCKGFTLVEVLVALTVLAIGFGVLFELLANAQREYQLSKKLYEDVIFLSNSVIQNKFDSIEVKEKNLKDYPNIKEVELKYRSAVIYIYKR
- a CDS encoding type II secretion system F family protein codes for the protein MKKVKIYKGIDQFGNLRSGKIEVPEGVSAYEVLTSQGIKPIKIEEPTKSFWKKEIFRRKPSQEDLAFVLTQLSLLLSSGLNLLKALETASQQVEDRRIKQALLSVKEAIEKGEPIHTAFEKGEIFPEFILEMLKTAERGENLEKVLDIGGEFLRRMSEVRAKVFSSLTYPAFVIVFSFLSVLLVVKFVIPKVASVLSGLGKELPLITKILLFFSNLLGYAFYLLPLALVLLLLRRRLISKESLDRYFLKIPIFGKVSFYFQLSRFAGSLRMALFSGIPMVRALSLSIGSITNEYIRKKLEDLPEQVAKGKSLSELLRSKEVFPPLFVSLLAVGEKSGELERSLSLLERVYDQQAMRVINLWLRLAEPIAMLVIGILVAFVVLSVILPISEISGGVRR
- the gspG gene encoding type II secretion system major pseudopilin GspG; this translates as MKKGFTLIELLVVIVILGILAAIVVPRITGRVDEAKVEATKVQMKAIKDSLEQYKLDNGFYPTTEQGLRALVEKPNTPPVPNRWRQYLDKLPKDAWGNDFIYISPGVQRPFELRSFGPDGREGTEDDIDVWNL
- a CDS encoding prepilin-type N-terminal cleavage/methylation domain-containing protein → MKKAFTLVEVLVVLLLLGLLFGLLSYVLKSGTESSLFVVESSQRLRDESLLVWNIQRKLMSAKDAYMEEDKLFLHTYAGDYYEGMVKCAYIFKDGILYYYEFPYPYGSINFYEEEKLIKLAKFKSFSFLAENAGTTQKSFKGLPEKYRIIIEDREYVLKP
- the trpA gene encoding tryptophan synthase subunit alpha, producing the protein MENGRGRLIQKLRGLQKSGAKALVSYLMVGYPTFEDSLEAFRVVLREGTDILEIGFPFSDPVADGPKIQRAHEVALSNGIKSKDVFKASSLLKEEFKDVPFLLMTYYNPIFRIGLERFVKLAKDNGIDGFIVPDLPPEECEELKKVCEKESMALVLLASPTSTERRLKLICQYTDELTYFVSLTGTTGEREKLPLERLRKNLSLYRRVCKKPVVVGFGVSKGEQAKEIATMSDGVVVGSALVKLCGERKFEELAEKVRELKESMLSPSYSP